GCattgcatttgaataaaaaatattaaaataataataattgcatgatTTCTGCAAATTGCGAAAATGCATGATGCAAAAAGTCATTCAAAGCGCTTTACAAAAAATACTTGTAGCTaccagatttttattaatatttattggatAGTAGGTGcgaaggaagaatttttttttttttttgactttcaaattgatatttaattttaaaaaatattatctaaaattgcaacgttttatcttaataaattcagAGAATATTAATGAGCTAATACCATTTTTATATGTCTTTAAAATTCCTAACATAAGATTTTCAtggataccaattttatttccatacaatattttctttaaattttaaaaattctttaaaaaaatactttacaacaTTATCTTTCAGTTTTTTAGTTACATAGTAGCTCGTTGTGGcgattttaaatacgttttttacTACGCTttaattctattatataattaacTCTTTGTACTCGAGCACTTAGTTCAAGTTATTGCAACAAAGTAAGTTATAATCGACAATCATTTATCGAGTTCAAAAgattgaaatataagaaaaattcaaacgaTCTTAAAGCATTATCATGTTTGATTTCTCGGACTAGAGgttcgaatatatatattaatttaaagtgaagcatgttgcattcattttttttttttttaactaatagcCGGAGAATTTGAAACATTATGCTCATTTTTTAGTATTTCATATTAGTTTCACACTTTTCTGCGTTTCGTTTTTATTTGCCGAATTTTCTACTCTTCACTGTATTTACTTTTATCTAATCTTGATCAGAAATGCgaggaataaatttcaatttcctcCATCTCTGCACTCTTTTGTTTTGTCTGCTGGCTGACAAGCGCCGTTTTGACTGGGAACAAAAATAACTTTGACTTTCACAATAAATAACACGcagttatttattctaaaattgtcttCCTTTCTTCTTTCCCTTATGCCATTGCTGCAGTTAGGTTTTACTAATCTAAGATGGTAAAACTTGACATTTAAATCGTTGAATGAAAATCCATTGAGgcgaaatattaataatacatccTATCTATTATAATCAAATGCGATTCAATTTCATAATTCGCTTGCTTCTTTTGCACTCATAAAACATACAGGTTGAAGGTATGGCTATATAAGtcactttttgaaagaaaaaaaaaggaatttaattaaaaattcaatttaacccATATGTGAGATTTAGATCCAgaagatttctaaaattatagcattaggttatttttattaataaataatacggtatcttttgcattaatttctgaaaaacaaaGCAAGTGTGGGTTAACATGACTGTAACCTTACCTCGTCtaaataatacttttgaattcagacgattataaaagaaaaacccTAACAAATATTTCTGTACTATGTTAAGTTCTCTTCAAAATAGAGTTTAACCACTTTTGTCGCTCTAAATCTCAcgttttttttcagttttgggAAGAAAGTACATATTTATATACGAAagacattcaaaaaaatttttaatgaaaaaaatcataaaaatcattttttgaaaatgtgcattcgggaatttaaaatagaatattctcAAATCTGGGAGCCCTTTTCATAGTAGGGGCGAGTTGAAAATTGGAggagagaaatatgaaaaataaggcGAACACGAATTATTTGTGTAATGCAGAATCGTGGATAACCctcaaaattgcaattaaatgtaaaagtaaaaaattgcaatttaatgtaatagtaaaaaatgcaatttaatgcaaaaaatgctgctaaatagtttttatttacaattaagtgATCTAAACATAGAATTATAAACACTAGATTTCTgaacttaataaattttgttcctttttatttaattcaccttttaaataaaaaaaaaatcatttttaatattaaaatgcttttatttcaaaacaagagTAATTTAATTAGAGggtttttttcaattcctactattagttcacactctccttatatatatttatatatcttgttcaaattttcaatcgttaataaaatactttttattcatccactcaagttcaaatacattttttaaaacttgtagtggatgacacctgatgtttttttttttcaaatattaattcattcattaataaattcaattattttttaatacgttaaatagagttttagcagtttgtaatgaaaattgaaatcaacaggcagtaactcaatcggtaaaatggaagaatttcagtatttttcacgtgaaggtgaagaaggCGACTTCAATTCTTgcaaaagtaggaattgacttaatttttttttatatataacttttttttcttctccccccCCTTTAATCTTGATCTGATAAAGTTTCAGTCAATAGatgaatgctttatttaaaaaagtatccctttcgtttatttatttttaaggaaaggAAAATTTAGAATAAGTTCATCTCTCTTTTCTCGACACCatttattaatggaataaataGAAACGCTGGCAATTTGACTGATGAGTTTGCACCAACattcttgatttttattcaaatggaatGAAATCCATTAACAGGCTCACATATGAACATAACAATTGAAACATTTACTaccttgtttcatatttgtaaagaggTACTTTTACAATTACTTTCCTACTTCCTAATTTGctacaatgtgaaaaaaaattgttcttacgTTTGTTTATTctttactagccgtctttggcgaccagccggttcgccaatcttaatgctcgttaaaattttaataattaaatattttatgtaattcctactttaatagcttcatcaaaatattttaaaacttcaaattttgatagacatataattcattcatattataaaagccttcagtcataacgcaaTATGTATCTCTCAATTCTCTGTTGTATTGTAGCGATATGTGATgcggcttatatgctattcaccacaatatcccgtagaatttatgctttaaattaaagtggaaatgattaatctgcaattaatataataatattttttactgaagcaaagcatttttttttttgtaacatgatTGCTGAAAACAGAGTTAATGAGCATTTTAaccttatgagcactaaagaatatctaaatttatgcaatatctcaagaatttgtctacaaaattttctcagattcctcatgagcagatcgattcattaacaatgttgaACTTTAAAGGCattaaaacactaagaaaataaacagaatcgtttaaaataatcgatcgaaaaaataactacttaaaaaacgatgtacttaaaactataggcatatataaaaatatataactaacataaatacaatttaattacaaaagcatacaactaacataatttaaatcaagtccgcatccgttaaaaatagttgtcaacaatcagaacataatgcgcatgcgtgaattttcagtttgaatttttctacgccagttggggtaacgctatgcagattagaaatttttaatttcctttattctgttttattttaattcaaaagtacttcagaatgaatctgaaacatggattagttaacaatgtttaattttgaatgcatcaaacattaagaaaataaacagaatcgtttgaaataatcagtcgaaaaatgGTAAGGCTAACCTCATTAGCGTTGGAAAAAAtactgaaaccttactcatttggtggtggggaaagttagtttttaattaataattaaaactcgaatcaaaaattcaaagaagggaccacaggtgcacattcccgacttccaaggtatgcatgtaccaaatttggtagctgtaggtcaaacggtctggcctggtgagcgcaaacacacacacacacattgagctttattataagtatagatgacaatctctctctctctctatatatatatatatacacatatatatatatatatatatatatatatgtaatgatattttttaaatctaaattaaaccctaattaatttccaaagttttatcttaattcaacccatattaacttcattttaaaatgccctcttatttcttgatccaattccacctttttttgtttaattaatgctacagaagctctgtaaaaatgcttaaatcagcaaattcccacactccgagtgaagggataaaaatttgccaacttaataaattcttttaaaagatacctaattTCTCTCTTACCTAAATCGATACgtttaaagaaatccctatcagaatctcataatatataatgaccgggaaatatatatatatatcttatgcTCTTTTCCATTTTCGTATTTTGACGTAGATTGACGTACTTCTTTGCTTCTTTCTTATATAAAGGTTATGCCTcacgggatggaataaagcgaagttttaacattacaaaagtgtcttctctcttttCGGCCacgaaactattttaaaatatatgttttacatatttatataatgatattgatataataatattaaatatttattattttcctaatttttatcttaatttagcccatgttaacttcattcgaAAATGTTCTGTATCCAATTTccgctattttatttaattatttataacacgCACTCTAGAAAACTGATAAGTActcattttctcacgctccgagtaaaGGGGTAAAAATCCTTCATGCTTACGACATTCTTTTAAGATATCTAAGATTCTCTTGCCTAAGCCGACACGTGCCAAAGAGATCTTtgtcagaatctcatagtaaaatcactgaaagggAAAATTCCTGTCACTTTGCTCTTATGTAGCGGTGTAATCTGGCTCATCTCTTACCGTTTCTTTCCTGTACAAATTATGGCTCCATTGGTGaagtaaatcaaaatgaaaacttcaaaaatgtcttcttttcggccacacatatgcaaaataatgtttaaacacacacacatgcatacatACAGTGGTGGAACCTGACTTAACGAGCATAATTCGTTACCGAATCTTACTCGTTATGCCGGGTTTACCCTCgacagttataagacggccagtaggcagcggaTACGTAGAAAGGTTGCAAAAttgctgttcggtcgatggcaagtgaTTGTCCCAACGGGgtaacaacatgccgctgtattttaattttttttcttactgtgcATGCGTTTATAAAATtcggcgtttttttttttttttttttttttttttttggcgtgaaaaaaattgatcacttatagcttaattccaacatttttttgctctttgttctttctgatgcgaggttatGTTTGTGTGTGCGCgcgttttttcttcattttatttgccttttcTTATCTATAGTTTTCGAAATTTAAGTATGTTgacctctttttttattttaccatgtttctttgtgtaaatatccataattttaatacgatacgcagtgaagaagaaaaattcatagacgccgaaacggcaatttatagccaagcatggaatgcctgaatctatcatgaaattgtggcaaacataaatcagtccctttctacgcatgcacTGCCTACTGGCCCTCTTATAATTGGCCGAATGTAAACCAGGcattaaacgaaatattttttttttccatagaattggaaaaaaaaaaaaaagcaaatttataataatataatttattattataatatgttgTTATCATATATATTTGTGGTAGTAATTTCATAAGCCAGATAATATCTTCCGAACTGAAGTGATCACCTTTGTCTAGTGGCTATGTTACTCGGATCTGAACCCTCATTTTGCGAATTCGAACCTACCTTCAGTAAAAAGTCGTGAGACTCACTAGACGCAAAatcaaccactcacacacgctcaccgtcgctcgccataacgcttggcgcgataacatCGTTCGTCTCTCCGCAGACTCACTGGTAGGGGAGcattgtggtggtaacttcataagtcAGATAACATTTTCCGGGAtggagtgatcacttttgtctagtggttatgctactcggctatgaaccctaacgttgcaagttcgaacctcaaataagcacatattattattaagttatattatACAAGTTTACATCCTTCTtgttcttgcgtacagccgaccaccccgccaccactgaacgtagcagtatcgacaggatttgttgtggccgactaaACAAGTTTACATCCTGTTCGCAAAACTCCAAAACACACGTTGTCATTCTTTTGGAATCACTACATGATTCCAACTCACTTCGCTATATCGTCaagtaataattcttaattattacatGGCGAGGTAGTAAGAAATTAGTGCCTAATAATACGAAATTGATTCCTTATCTAGTAATAAGaaattgatgatatatatatgtaaaaatgataaatacagcAATATAGACAATATAAATGTTCAATTCTAAGTTGTTTAAAAATCAAcatagaatttattctttttctttgttttaataaaatgtatttcatcaaaaCTGATCGACATAATGCTAATAACATTGAAATACACGGCAAAATTAATTTAGTCGTGTCAGTCAACTTTGGTGAActgcattttatcacaaaaattatacCATTTCATGTTATTTTGATATAAGTAATCAGTTGAAATAGGTTCCAGTTCTGTATTGACAGTTTTTTCATTTAGCTCATCTCGTAATCCAGAAATACAAAGACGCCATATTCCAAATATCGACAATGGGGACTTATATCGAAACTGTTcctttttacattataatttagCAATAAGGTACGTAGATAAGACTCTGGGTAGTTAGCTGTACTTCAAAAAGTATGAAAATGAGTGGCGATGTACCTGTAGTTTGGAAACTCTTTTCATCTCTATTTCATTCACACCGACTGGATCTATTTAGAAACAATTCTTCTTAAGAACGATTCTTCCACTTTTTGTTTTCGATTTATAATCAACTATTCGAGTGAAACAATTCATTTATTCGTAtgatgaaactaaaataaatcgtttttttcCATCGAGGCAAGCATTTACACAATTCGAGTGGGCGAGCTATTGCTAAATAACGATGAAAAAATTCGGCCTGATTTTGGGTCCACATAAGcgatttatataaatagattatttatataatacatgcattttcacaaaaaaaagttacctaaagacatttatttttgcttacgcttcaaaatttggcgaaGATGAAACAAGGCTTTATCGATAAGTAAATTTGTAACTCGCATAGCTACTGCCGCTGCCGTCTTATTAGGGGATGTTTCTTAATATGCGATGAAACAGTTTCTTATGCTTTCAGTATCATCCTAATTTCAGAAGGTTTTTGCTATGTTACATAGgtctattaatgaattttaaataaaatgattaaaaaccaTGAAAAGGGAGGTGAAAAAAACTCCGATTCTGAATATGATTGctatcaaaaacattaaaagattaCAGCCAATGTCTTTGTTATCTGCCTTATCAAATATTAGGCAACGTGAGAtatgccgaaatagctcagttgggagagcgttggACTGGAGATCTAAAGGTCTCTGGTTCGGTTCCGTAATTCGGCGCGTCAGCcatcctcggtagtatagtggtcagtatccccgcctgtcacgcgggagaccggggttcgattccccgccggggaggaATTTTTTATtcgcatatataaatatatatatctattattttgaatttaagaaggtttttttttatgttgaataaaaaatgaaaaatacccccccccctagAATTATACTTACAACATGAACATAAAAAACCCCCTAGAATTATacttataattcaatatatatatatatgtgtgtgtgttattaaCCCGAGaataacttcattattttttttagcaaatattcatataaattttttgaacatgaagagaatttaaatatagaaatacacATGTATTCgaataatttgtttattgtattattaGTTTTACAGTCTCCGTGAAATTACCAAAAGGCTGGCTTGGGCTGTTACCCAAAAGGTTGGTCCGAGTCTACCCGCTGCCGGTGTAATGTTTTTTATTCCTCTAATATTCGGAAAAATTCTGGTGTTGCattatttatttcctatatttcGGAGATAGTTTTGCTCGTCGTGCACACAAATTAAAGTTCAtctttgaagagaaatttttataaggagctgcacaaaataaatataataatcgattatattcatatttttttgaaattttcaagtacaagtttgaaacatttaattgatGCAAATCAATCCGAAATTTTGAGATGTATTCTTGTCCCAAATATTTCgtttagttgaaaataaaattttcgacggtgttttaaactcattttactTGGTCATTTTTGCAAAAAGtcaaataagatgaaatttatatAGTGGAACTTTAACATGCGTTACATTTTACTAAATCTTGCCTTAGAAATAATCTTTTCTTtaggatattaataaatataatttgcttttctttatttctaaattggtGATTCGAAAtgagcagtggactgtacttttgcttaaacttctttatttacactatatacacTCCTTTTACGGTGAGTAGAtcatataatacatggctgattgcggtattgcattgcggttggcttgttaagccttacaaactgaagttgtttacagcttctgcgggagctggggagccgatgcgggtcaacgttctaatgaactcctgaaagactcgaccggaagggcgggtaaaggggttgccgtaattttaaCATTGCCAAGTTTGGCGTTAAGCGACATTCGCGTGAACATACCGCCCGACCGTGCAATGTCTCCCAAAAGCACAAAGACGTTGCACACAATACATATAGaaatacagtaaattttaaattgaaagttaaattaacaaatgcaaaattcagtatgaaagaatatatacataaagttcaaatacacattaaaatacaatgaagACACTAAATACTACAGAATAACTAAATTCAAACTACTAGATATATAAGTATGCAAAGACAATACAAAAACTGagacataaattttttgaagaggtccttttctttgaaacttatttttaataaaaaacggaCTACAGAAATCTGTTCCAGTAATATTGAATGGTAACGAAGGATTACAACGTTCTGCGGGTAAATCAACCATTTTTTGAATAGACAGGTGAGGATTATATCGGGAACAAGTAATACAATTATGAACAATACTGCGAGCTATATTTCTGCCCCCAATGGGCCAATACATCTGTCTAGTTAAATGAAGTAAAGTTTGGGCTCcaatatgacaatttttaagaTGAATACTTTGCATAATTAATTTGGTAAGGATATGAGTTTTAGGTAAGATAATAGGAAATTTTACCTGAAATGGTATGTCGGCATTTCTAAGTCTGCCTCCTACTCTAATTACATtagaaactttttctaaaaaaggggataaactttttaatttgctaGAAGGGTTTACCTGTTTACCACTTGCTAAGTTTTTGAAGTCATCAGCAAGAACATTTTGTTGTACaagggaaattaatttaaattctgcttcCTCGATTTCCTTTGAGGAGAGTGAACCCTTCATCTTCTTGTTTCTGCAGTTTCCTAGAAATCTGAGGAGAAAACTGAAAACACGTATTAATTTGTTATacttattactaattttgaaaaagttagtaagaaaatctgaatttaaagtcACTAAGGAGTGAGTGATATTGTCCTTgagttccaataaaaattgagaatCTTGAGATGCATCAATCATTTGTTGGTCAGCACAGTTCACAGAAACAGGTAGTTCTTGAAGGAAAGTTGGTCCATTCCACCATAAATAGTTGTCAATCAGTTGTTCTGGAACTAGTCCTCTTGATATCACATCTGCGGGGTTTAAAGTGGAGGAAACATGCTGCCATTTGTTATTCTGCGTCAGTTGTTGTATTTTTCCCACTCTATTTGCAACAAATGTCTTGAGACGATGTGGTGGTGTTTGAATCCAGGCTAGGGAAATAGTAGAATCTGTGTACATCACTGCGCTATCAATTTGTAGATGTAAAGCTTTTTCAACCTTGGCCTGTAGTTGAGCGGCGAGAAGACATCCACAAAGTTCCAGTCTGGGAATGGAGACAGTCTTTAATAGGGAGACTCGAGATTTGCTGCATACAAGTCTAGATGTGACTATATTATTGGCACTGATGCATTGTAGATAAATAACTGCTCCATATGCGGCTTCACTGGCGTCTGAGAAacaatgaagaattaattttgcaggattttcatttaaaatccatCTTGGGATTTTTACCAGCTCAAGAGCCCTAAGGGATTGAACTAAATGACTCCACTCTTTACCAATGGCTGGAGGAAGAGGGTCGTCAAATGTAAGTTTTTGCAACcacaatttttggagaaaaatcttcattttagagATAACTGGTCCTAGCAGACCCAAGGGGTCGTAGAGTCTGGCAACGACTGAGAGAACTGTTCATTTCGTGAgcatagatttattttcatacttgaCTGTGAATATGAATAAATCCTCGAAAGGCTTCCAATGCATGCCAAGAGCCTTTGAGACCTGCTCATCTATGGGAAAAGTGTTTTCAGGATTAGAAGttggaaaactatttaaaagttcTTGTGAGGTTGAAGTCCACTTATGTAAGGACATTCCTGCTCTTGCGAACATTTTTATCAGCTGTTGTTGTAGAATTTGAGCAGTTTGGATATCCGGGGCGCCTGTAATCCCATCATCCATATAAAGGTCGCGTAAAACCATTTCCGATGCTAACGGAAAGTCCGACGCTTCATCTAAAGCTAATTGTTTAATGGTGCGTACGGCAAGATGAGGTGCATATGAAGTGCCATATGTCACAGTTTTTAATCTAAATGTTACTTCTTGATGGGAACTGTCATCAAACCATAAAATTCGTAAATAGTCTCTTTGATGTGGCACAACTAAAATCTGACGAAACATCTTTTGAATGTCAAATGTAAAGGCAAACTTGTGTGTCCTGAAccttattattaattcaaaaatgtcctCAACAACATCACCTTTAcacaataaatcatttaatgaaactcCATTAGAGCTAGGGGAGCTAGCATTGAAGACTACTCTTAGAGGGGTGCTTGTAGATCCTTCCCGGTAGACTCCATGATgaggtaaaaaataattagtttctggTAATTCATCTTCCATTACTCTTTCCATGTGACCAAGAGCTGCATATTCCTCAATGAATTCAGAATAGAGCTTTTTCATTTGCGGGTTTTTGTTTAGCCTTTTAATTAAACTGTCTAGACGATTTCGCGCTATTTGTTTTGATTCACCTAACACAGGGGGATTCTCCTTTATTGGCATTTCCACAATATATCTACCTTCCTCATTGCGTTTGTATGTTTGCTTGAAATGTTTCTCACAATAAATTGAATCTTcacttaaagaaaattgattttcatgtaATGTTTCGATTTGCCAAAATCgttccattattttttctaaattatcattCTGCGTAACAAGACCAcagaatttatgattaaattctgACTCTCCTTCCTTTGCAGAGCTAGCAATAAATCCGAAACGCGAATTCAGTAAAATCagattatctgaaatatatttccctggcattaatatatcaaaaaagaaagaagctgaaaGTAATATATCAATTGCCCTTTGACCTTGCATAGGATCGGCCAAATTGAATCCATCCGGTAaactttgtttttctaattttttatttattgaaggaatGCATTCAGTAATTTTTGGAATGACGAGCAACTGAGCTATTGTGATGTATGATTCATCGCTATTTGAAATCTCTGCAAACACTTATGAATGTAACTGACTTGTTTTTCCATTGATACCGGAAatcgttatattatttttatattttttaagtgctAATTTATTTGCGACTTCTGTAGTGATAAATGAATTCTGAGACCCAGTGTCACAAATGCCTCGCAAAGGTATTTTATGACCAGCAgcgtttttaatataaacaataatagttGGCAAAATagatgaatttgcatttttttttttttcgttgatcTTGAGAACAGAGAGAAGGACATATTTCTGTTTGAACTAAAGCTTTTGAGTTAGAGTATGAAGTATTTTGATGATCACTAGATTTATTGGTTGAggtttgttgctgttgttttttatttcttatagaagAATCAATGTGAAGAAGGCTATTATGAAAGCCAGAACAAATCTTACAACGATTATTGCTGCGGCAATGATTCGTTTTATGAGAATCCGATAAACAATTAGTACAATGCGTATTTTTGATCATATTCAATCTAGACacaggatttaattttaaaaatgcttcacatttaaataaagggTGTAAAGGCTTATTACATGTGATACACGCTTTCTTTGAATCATTTCCTacaaaaaatgaatgtgattttttATGATTCTTGTTGCGGTTTTGATTTTGCGGTAACACTTCCTTGAATGTTTTCAAGGACAAGACACcttttctctaaaaattcaatgaattcgcACCATGTAGGTAAATTAGATGATACCAAAGAAAGTTCAAATTGTCTTCTTGATTCTCTATCtagttttttcatcaaaatattgatcaATAATGATTCGGAAAAAGAGTTTAGTTCTAAACCCATAATTTTAAGAGCTCGAACACGTTTAATACAGTTGTCCACAAAAGCTCGTAAACCTTTTACTGAATCGGATGTATGGATTTCTAAAGCTAAAATGTCATTGAAATGGCTTTGAACGCATAAGCGTTTATTATCAAAACGTTCTTTCAGAGCATTTTTCAAACTGGCATAGGTCTCTTCTATTGTCACTATTTCTGCAGCTGCACCACTAagagttgattttaaataatataatttttgattttcagttaatttatcattattgtcaatgatattttaaaattgaattttaaaattctgccaGTCTTGGTAATGACCAGAAAACTTAGGCAGCGGAATTTCAGGCAGTCTGAAACTAATGCTTTCTGTTTTGCTTAATGCTTCATTAGAATGAGATTTACAGTTCGAAGCAGATAAAAGTTCCTTATTAGAGGCTAATATTTTCTTAAGGCTTACCTCTAGTCTTTCGCACTCCTCTTCTAATTCTTCTACCGAATCTTCCAATTCTTGTAATTCGGAATCCTCGGCTGTAACGAAGTACTCTTCTTTAATCTGTTCTAGGTTTTGTTTAATCTTGAGAAGATTATCCAGTTTAGTTTGATACACTATTGAATCCTTTGAATCATCCGTTTCGATAAAAGAGTTCAGCTTTGTTAAAGAGGATTTTATACTACCTCTCTTTCTGTTAAGAGATATGATTTTTGCTCTTTGATCATCAGCCATGATTACTTTTACTAGTAATTACTCCGGTTGCACGGACCATAAATATGGTGattcgaagtgagcagtggactgtacttttgcttaaacttctttatttacactatatacacTCCTTTTACGGTGAGTAGAtcatataatacatggctgattgcggttggcttgttaagccttacaaactgaagttgtttacagcttctgcgggagctggggagccgatgcgggtcaacgttctaatgaactcctgaaagactcgaccggaagggcgggtaaaggggttgccgtaattttaacat
Above is a genomic segment from Argiope bruennichi chromosome 1, qqArgBrue1.1, whole genome shotgun sequence containing:
- the LOC129972674 gene encoding uncharacterized protein LOC129972674; this encodes MADDQRAKIISLNRKRGSIKSSLTKLNSFIETDDSKDSIVYQTKLDNLLKIKQNLEQIKEEYFVTAEDSELQELEDSVEELEEECERLENDNLEKIMERFWQIETLHENQFSLSEDSIYCEKHFKQTYKRNEEGRYIVEMPIKENPPVLGESKQIARNRLDSLIKRLNKNPQMKKLYSEFIEEYAALGHMERVMEDELPETNYFLPHHGVYREGSTSTPLRVVFNASSPSSNGVSLNDLLCKGDVVEDIFELIIRFRTHKFAFTFDIQKMFRQILVVPHQRDYLRILWFDDSSHQEVTFRLKTVTYGTSYAPHLAVRTIKQLALDEASDFPLASEMVLRDLYMDDGITGAPDIQTAQILQQQLIKMFARAGMSLHKWTSTSQELLNSFPTSNPENTFPIDEQVSKALGMHWKPFEDLFIFTVKYENKSMLTK